One window of Papaver somniferum cultivar HN1 chromosome 9, ASM357369v1, whole genome shotgun sequence genomic DNA carries:
- the LOC113312772 gene encoding uncharacterized protein LOC113312772 has translation MLNGGPIGYFGVGRGVKQGDPLSPILYVLVADSLSRKLSQLIQERKIHPMVIRKGIFPSHLFFADDIFIFCNGCKQTLVNLKHLRYEYQSASGQIVSAAKSKKFIDGTSDIRQTQITEYMDMKLFVFLDKYLGVLLFQGKVKTEHLWSFVEILQKRLATWIGKLLNFQARLTLIKFVLSSIPLYNMSIYRWPKKIILACERILRNFLWSGNADEKKYITIAWDKVCVPLEEGGLGIRKFEDINKALLMKLLWRILKSNEDWANFFLAKYKDKNGLWISYYKQSSICPGIKWVLQDFEENTRWLVGNGEDISLWNDSWILDASISKYFPRNEYIQQNINMKVKQLIVNNSWNIPEEMLTFFSTDDLPLLSSTSDKLVWTATQDGEFSVSSAINIIKKKRPKLKWYKKIWNSCVHPSTSSNIWKITMGAGNTDENDTKRGMVIASRCFLCHKNQDTMSHILWDCNYGQILWNWIGNIFAFKNSKSFDDVINLCKHKSSVVQELWYIAAFNIMVDIWFTRNIVFFDNILPDSEKTKIKISRMVHDCENRLKGFMHNTSYDLQILKYFDIGCRKVKTTKAIKCFFLLPEPENLLFCCDGASRGNPGNAGYGFIVKDNSGSFITAESGGLGISTNFIAKIMGALCAMEWVVLNQKEKIIINSDSTAAISAFMKNKLSWFVWNRWKFVSAKLKHIHFNHVYREVNFSAAFLLKKVFIFQRDR, from the coding sequence ATGCTGAATGGTGGTCCTATTGGGTATTTTGGTGTTGGAAGGGGAGTGAAGCAGGGAGATCCTCTATCTCCAATCCTTTATGTTTTGGTTGCTgattctctaagtagaaaattatcTCAATTGATTCAGGAGAGGAAAATTCATCCTATGGTCATTAGAAAAGGTATATTTCCAtctcatttattctttgctgatgatatcTTTATCTTCTGCAATGGGTGTAAACAAACTCTGGTAAACCTTAAACATCTGCGATATGAATACCAAAGTGCTTCTGGTCAAATTGTTAGTGCTGCCAAGAGTAAAAAATTTATTGATGGGACTTCTGATATAAGACAAACTCAGATTACAGAGTACATGGATATGAAACTTTTTGTTTTCCTTGACAAGTATTTGGGTGTACTTCTATTTCAAGGTAAAGTTAAAACTGAACATTTGTGGTCATTTGTAGAGATATTGCAAAAAAGACTGGCTACTTGGATTGGCAAGCTCTTAAACTTTCAAGCTAGGTTAACTCTTATTAAATTTGTTCTTAGCAGCATACCCTTGTATAACATGTCTATATATAGATGGCCAAAAAAGATCATTTTAGCTTGTGAAAGAATTCTGAGAAATTTCTTATGGAGTGGGAATGctgatgaaaagaaatatatcacTATTGCTTGGGATAAAGTTTGTGTTCCATTGGAAGAGGGAGGTCTGGGAATTAGAAAATTTGAAGATATCAATAAGGCCTTACTGATGAAATTATTATGGAGAATTCTTAAATCAAATGAAGACTGGGCTAATTTTTTCTTAGCCAAATATAAGGATAAAAATGGTTTATGGATTTCTTACTATAAGCAATCATCTATCTGTCCAGGTATTAAATGggttcttcaagattttgaggaaAACACAAGATGGCTTGTTGGTAATGGTGAGGATATCTCTCTTTGGAATGACTCCTGGATATTGGATGCAAGTATTAGTAAATACTTTCCTAGAAATGAATACATTCAGCAGAACATTAATATGAAGGTTAAACAGTTGATTGTTAATAATTCATGGAATATTCCTGAAGAAATGCTCACTTTCTTTTCAACAGATGATCTCCCATTACTTTCTTCTACTTCTGATAAACTAGTGTGGACAGCAACTCAAGATGGTGAATTTTCAGTCTCTAGTGCTATAAATATCATCAAAAAGAAACGGCCTAAACTGAAGTGGtataagaaaatttggaactCTTGCGTGCATCCTTCTACTTCAAGTAATATCTGGAAAATTACAATGGGAGCTGGGAATACTGATGAAAATGATACTAAAAGAGGTATGGTTATTGCTTCCAGATGCTTTCTTTGTCATAAAAATCAAGATACCATGAGTCATATTTTGTGGGATTGCAACTATGGCCAAATTCTATGGAATTGGATTGGTAATATCTTTGCtttcaaaaactcaaaatcctTTGATGATGTTATCAATCTCTGCAAGCATAAGAGTTCAGTTGTTCAGGAATTATGGTATATAGCAGCTTTTAATATCATGGTAGATATATGGTTTACCAGGAATATAGTCTTCTTTGATAATATCCTGCCTGACAGTGAAAAAACCAAAATTAAGATTTCTAGAATGGTTCATGATTGTGAGAACAGACTTAAAGGTTTCATGCATAATACATCTTATGACCTTCAgattcttaaatactttgataTAGGTTGTAGAAAAGTTAAAACTACAAAGGCTATAAAATGCTTTTTCTTACTTCCTGAACCAGAAAATCTATtattctgttgtgatggtgcttcaagAGGGAACCCTGGGAATGCTGGGTATGGGTTTATTGTCAAAGATAACAGTGGAAGTTTCATAACAGCTGAATCTGGTGGTTTGGGAATTTCTACAAACTTTATTGCTAAGATTATGGGGGCCTTATGTGCTATGGAATGGGTTGTGTTAAATCAAAAGGAGAAGATTATTATTAACTCTGATTCCACTGCTGCTATTTCAGCTTTCATGAAGAATAAATTATCTTGGTTTGTATGGAACAGATGGAAGTTTGTTAGTGCAAAACTAAAACATATTCACTTTAACCATGTCTACAGGGAAGTGAACTTTTCAGCAGCTTTTTTGCTAAAAAAGGTGTTCATCTTCCAAAGGGACAGGTGA
- the LOC113312773 gene encoding uncharacterized protein LOC113312773 has product MSENFGNHLVGNSEDTCDSERIDFRVPNMNSAEENSPSFFIPDEVIDECLDEWKFSLIGRLDLVKLKMNTVSEALLKQWQLKGKVQFIPLGKSFFIIKLDNLEDINHIWQGFWKVDTQILCIRSWEPNFNPAAQKTTSAYVWVIFPGLSIEYWKESILMQMGSILGRAIKVDEITLKRVVGYYACVLVEIDISKSIPNSIWVNSKYGKFEQPIQAPNKPKFCSHCKSLGHFVIECRTKRKENSQTTFADGFISKPKKQWKLKKLQSQQIGFDICGSTPSETNKDRVSINTSSASTSSHQDVSSGRFHLLQDNTTEYNGDFPPLATLESQKHIGESSGVVKEIQCSDINAQVTITASQVNQPIITEDSSDSSSEDGEIKEVSNSYLLLSNTLTPLVIILRNDPTSPKIVTKKIITEKKKAPAKPTKPAPVTRKTSKERVLSSKGNSPQKPQ; this is encoded by the coding sequence aTGTCTGAAAACTTTGGGAATCATTTGGTAGGTAATTCTGAAGATACTTGTGACTCTGAAAGAATCGATTTTAGGGTTCCAAATATGAATTCTGCAGAAGAGAACTCTCCTTCTTTCTTTATCCCTGATGAAGTTATTGATGAATGTCTGGATGAATGGAAATTCAGTCTAATCGGAAGATTGGATCTGGTCAAACTTAAGATGAATACTGTTTCTGAAGCTTTACTCAAACAATGGCAGCTCAAAGGTAAGGTTCAGTTTATTCCTTTAGGAAAAAGTTTCTTTATAATTAAACTTGATAATTTGGAAGATATAAATCATATCTGGCAAGGATTTTGGAAAGTTGATACACAAATTTTGTGTATTAGGTCTTGGGAACCAAATTTTAATCCTGCAGCTCAAAAAACTACTTCTGCTTATGTGTGGGTTATCTTTCCTGGGTTGAGTATTGAATACTGGAAGGAAAGCATTCTAATGCAAATGGGTAGTATTCTTGGAAGAGCAATTAAAGTTGATGAAATTACTCTAAAAAGAGTAGTGGGTTATTATGCTTGTGTTTTAGTAGAAATTGATATCTCTAAATCCATTCCAAATTCTATTTGGGTTAATTCTAAATATGGTAAATTTGAACAGCCAATTCAAGCCCCAAATAAACCAAAGTTTTGTAGCCACTGCAAGTCTCTAGGCCACTTTGTTATTGAGTGTAGAACTAAACGAAAAGAGAATTCTCAAACTACTTTTGCTGATGGGTTTATTTCTAAGCCAAAAAAACAATGGAAGCTAAAAAAGTTACAATCTCAACAAATAGGTTTTGATATTTGTGGTTCTACTCCTTCTGAGACCAACAAGGACAGAGTTTCAATTAATACTTCTTCTGCTTCAACTTCATCTCATCAAGATGTATCTTCTGGGAGATTTCATTTATTGCAAGATAATACTACTGAATACAATGGTGATTTTCCTCCGCTTGCTACATTAGAATCTCAAAAACATATTGGTGAATCTAGTGGGGTAGTCAAAGAGATACAATGTTCTGACATTAATGCTCAAGTCACAATTACTGCATCTCAAGTGAACCAGCCTATCATCACTGAAGACTCTAGTGACTCAAGTTCTGAAGATGGTGAAATTAAAGAGGTTAGTAATTCATACTTACTTCTTAGTAATACACTTACTCCTCTTGTTATCATTTTGAGAAATGATCCTACTAGTCCTAAAATAGTTACAAAGAAAATTATTACTGAAAAGAAAAAGGCTCCAGCAAAGCCTACTAAGCCTGCTCCTGTAACTAGGAAAACTAGCAAAGAAAGGGTTTTGTCTTCTAAGGGGAATTCTCCCCAAAAGCCTCAATGA